In a single window of the Dinghuibacter silviterrae genome:
- a CDS encoding nicotinate phosphoribosyltransferase: MKTSPILLKDGYKVGHKFQYPEGTTLVYSNLTPRKSRNDDIHDVVFFGLQYFIKEYLIRQFDECFFQRPKAEVLKEYARRMDFYLGKDSITYQHIADLHDLGYLPLEIKALPEGTLVPPRVPLFTIRNTKPEFFWLTNMLETLLSAVLWKPSTSATTAFQYLRTFTKYARETVGDDLSFVPWQGHDFSFRGMSGIEDAIMSGAGHLLSFTGTDTIPAIDFLEQYYNADCEQELIGGSVPATEHSVMCMGTQDNEIGTFERLITVVYPAGIVSIVSDTWDFWQVVTGFLPQLKDRILARNGKVVIRPDSGDPVKIIVGDPAAPAGSPEYKGAIECLWETFGGTITPRGYKLLDAHVGLIYGDSITLERQHAILEGLQQKGFASYNVVLGIGSYTYEYVTRDTFGFAMKATYGEVNGEGRAIFKDPKTDDGTKKSARGLLQVTRNPASGVLELKNDCTWEEEGQGELKTVFRDGKLLVERSLAEIRERLKTYLS; encoded by the coding sequence ATGAAAACCTCTCCGATCTTACTAAAGGACGGTTACAAAGTAGGCCACAAGTTCCAGTACCCTGAAGGGACAACCCTCGTGTACAGCAACCTTACCCCGAGAAAATCCAGGAACGACGACATCCACGACGTCGTGTTTTTCGGGCTGCAGTATTTCATCAAGGAATACCTGATCCGCCAGTTCGACGAATGTTTTTTTCAACGGCCAAAGGCCGAAGTCCTCAAGGAATACGCCCGGCGCATGGACTTCTACTTAGGCAAAGACAGCATCACGTACCAGCACATCGCCGACCTGCACGACCTCGGCTATCTGCCGCTGGAGATCAAGGCGCTCCCCGAAGGAACCCTGGTGCCACCCCGGGTGCCCCTGTTTACGATCCGGAACACAAAACCCGAATTTTTCTGGCTGACCAATATGCTGGAGACGCTGTTGAGCGCCGTGCTTTGGAAACCCAGCACCTCCGCCACGACCGCCTTCCAATACCTGAGGACCTTTACAAAGTATGCCCGGGAAACAGTGGGCGACGATCTCAGCTTTGTACCCTGGCAGGGTCACGACTTTTCTTTCCGCGGTATGAGCGGGATCGAAGACGCCATCATGAGCGGCGCCGGTCACCTGCTCAGCTTTACCGGCACGGACACCATACCCGCCATCGACTTTCTCGAACAATACTATAACGCCGACTGCGAGCAGGAACTCATCGGGGGCTCCGTACCCGCGACCGAACACAGCGTCATGTGCATGGGCACCCAGGACAACGAAATCGGTACCTTCGAACGCCTCATCACCGTCGTGTACCCCGCGGGGATCGTCTCCATCGTCAGCGACACCTGGGACTTCTGGCAGGTCGTCACCGGTTTTCTTCCCCAGTTGAAGGACCGCATCCTTGCCCGAAACGGGAAGGTCGTCATCCGCCCCGACAGCGGTGACCCGGTAAAGATCATCGTGGGCGATCCCGCCGCCCCCGCCGGCAGCCCCGAATACAAGGGCGCCATCGAATGTCTTTGGGAAACCTTTGGCGGCACCATTACCCCTCGCGGGTACAAACTCCTGGACGCCCACGTCGGGCTGATCTACGGCGACAGCATCACCCTCGAAAGACAGCACGCCATCCTGGAAGGCCTCCAGCAAAAGGGTTTTGCCAGCTACAACGTGGTCCTGGGGATCGGTTCCTACACCTACGAATACGTCACCCGCGACACCTTCGGGTTTGCGATGAAAGCGACCTACGGCGAAGTGAACGGCGAAGGGCGCGCTATTTTTAAAGATCCCAAGACCGATGATGGTACGAAGAAATCGGCCCGGGGGCTTTTGCAGGTGACCCGCAACCCGGCTAGCGGGGTGCTTGAATTGAAGAATGATTGTACCTGGGAGGAAGAGGGGCAGGGCGAGCTCAAGACCGTGTTCCGTGACGGGAAACTCCTGGTGGAACGGTCGTTGGCGGAGATCCGTGAGCGATTGAAAACTTATTTATCATGA
- a CDS encoding DinB family protein — protein MTYELSDEILRGWTINNLVDIALLEALPPQIWTEKIPGYAQKTVRMIGAHIHNCRCSHLRHLGRKWQLPVPEVVDNKTVTTKGLIAALHKSARSMEELFRKGLDNGNVLPGFGPGAVQFLHYMIEHEAHHRGQLTMAARQLGYPLPAEVSGLLWQWSRLEKK, from the coding sequence ATGACATACGAACTGTCCGATGAGATCCTGCGTGGGTGGACGATCAACAACCTGGTGGACATCGCCTTGTTGGAAGCGTTGCCACCGCAGATCTGGACGGAAAAGATCCCTGGGTATGCACAAAAGACGGTCCGGATGATCGGCGCGCATATCCACAATTGCCGGTGCAGCCACCTCCGGCACCTGGGCCGGAAGTGGCAATTACCGGTACCGGAGGTGGTGGATAACAAAACGGTCACGACAAAGGGGTTGATCGCCGCTTTGCACAAAAGCGCCCGGTCGATGGAGGAGCTGTTCCGGAAGGGTCTTGACAACGGGAACGTCCTGCCCGGTTTTGGTCCGGGTGCGGTCCAGTTCCTGCACTATATGATCGAACACGAGGCGCACCACCGGGGACAGCTGACGATGGCGGCCCGGCAACTGGGGTATCCGCTGCCGGCGGAGGTGTCGGGGTTGCTTTGGCAGTGGTCGCGGCTGGAAAAGAAATAA
- a CDS encoding SDR family oxidoreductase, giving the protein MKTTKNTVLITGGSAGIGLSIAEAFLAADNEVIITGRDAERLAEAKRRLGGRVTTIVSDVSRHSDLQNLAERMRKDFPGLNVLVNNAGTAYVYDPAKGAENAGEEMQTNYLSVIELTEYLLPLLKQQPEAAVVNVTSVLAFTPSLTIPTYSASKAALHSFTQALRLTLRNSTVKVFELMPPLVNTDFSKMIGGDKGIAPGVVADHLLKALENDTYEIHVAGTADVYRLYLSSPENALHAINAARL; this is encoded by the coding sequence ATGAAAACGACAAAAAACACTGTATTGATTACAGGCGGGAGCGCCGGTATCGGGCTTAGCATCGCCGAAGCATTTCTGGCGGCAGACAATGAAGTGATCATCACCGGACGGGACGCGGAACGGCTCGCGGAAGCAAAGCGGCGGTTGGGCGGAAGGGTGACCACGATCGTGAGTGATGTGAGCCGGCACAGCGATTTGCAAAACCTGGCGGAACGCATGCGCAAGGATTTCCCGGGCTTGAACGTCCTGGTCAACAATGCCGGCACGGCCTATGTATATGACCCCGCAAAAGGGGCGGAAAATGCAGGGGAGGAAATGCAAACCAATTACCTTTCGGTGATCGAACTGACGGAGTACCTGCTTCCCCTCCTGAAGCAGCAGCCGGAGGCGGCGGTAGTGAATGTCACGTCGGTGCTGGCGTTTACGCCCTCCCTGACGATACCTACCTACTCGGCTTCAAAGGCGGCACTGCATTCTTTTACGCAGGCCCTGCGGCTGACGCTGCGCAACAGCACGGTAAAAGTATTTGAATTGATGCCGCCGCTGGTGAATACGGACTTCTCCAAGATGATCGGAGGTGACAAGGGTATTGCCCCCGGCGTGGTGGCGGACCATTTGCTGAAAGCGTTGGAAAACGATACCTATGAAATCCATGTGGCCGGCACCGCCGATGTGTACCGCCTTTACCTGTCTTCCCCTGAAAATGCGCTGCATGCCATAAACGCCGCCCGGTTATGA
- a CDS encoding TetR/AcrR family transcriptional regulator, translated as MKKAEQTRQFIIEKTAPIFNMKGYAGTSLSDMTEATGLTKGSIYGNFEDKDAVALAAFDYNARKVQEVMRREMDKHDTIREKLLVYIHVYENFEKFPFPQGGCPLLNTTVDADDTHPELKTRVAGVVQGMKDRLTGLIEEGKRRGEFRQDLHAEQAALTLIATIEGFVMLSRLKSRVHDLKLVTRSIEEMIRKF; from the coding sequence GTGAAAAAGGCAGAACAAACACGTCAGTTCATCATCGAAAAAACCGCCCCCATCTTCAATATGAAGGGGTACGCAGGGACTTCGTTGTCGGACATGACGGAAGCGACGGGGCTGACGAAGGGCAGCATCTACGGGAACTTCGAGGACAAGGACGCGGTGGCCCTGGCGGCGTTTGATTATAATGCGCGGAAGGTACAGGAGGTGATGCGCCGGGAAATGGACAAGCACGATACGATCCGGGAAAAGCTCCTGGTGTATATACACGTGTATGAGAACTTCGAGAAGTTTCCTTTTCCCCAGGGGGGGTGCCCGTTGCTGAATACGACGGTGGACGCGGACGATACGCATCCGGAGCTGAAGACGCGGGTGGCGGGTGTGGTCCAGGGGATGAAAGACCGGTTGACCGGGCTGATCGAGGAAGGCAAGCGCCGGGGTGAGTTCAGGCAGGATCTGCACGCGGAACAGGCGGCGCTGACGCTGATCGCGACGATCGAGGGGTTTGTCATGTTGTCAAGGCTAAAGAGTCGCGTCCATGACCTTAAGCTCGTCACGCGATCCATCGAAGAAATGATCAGGAAATTCTGA
- a CDS encoding LuxR C-terminal-related transcriptional regulator, translating into MSVLYHRPVLIILKQRRMEELFSMERPCTVLIVELWALIRSGVKQILESQNEPVYRYRVLLAQDASEAIRKLTRNPVDIVLMGDNVQIGGTPLLIKEMLKVYPDLRILVMADLPLSNHVKAAQEAGALGYLHKNLTHQDLLEAIWKTYNGNVYYSSSVANRLLEDERMDYETRMKAEAKLSNRELQVLRLIASGMTTPQISVELSIGRRTAETYRKNLLQKTRTQNAPGLVRYAFTNKLL; encoded by the coding sequence ATGAGCGTCTTATATCATCGCCCGGTTTTGATCATCCTTAAACAAAGACGTATGGAAGAGCTGTTTTCAATGGAAAGGCCTTGTACTGTATTGATTGTGGAACTATGGGCGTTGATCCGGTCGGGGGTCAAACAAATCCTGGAGTCCCAGAACGAACCGGTGTACCGTTACCGGGTATTGCTTGCCCAGGACGCTTCGGAGGCGATCCGCAAGCTGACGCGGAACCCGGTCGACATCGTGCTGATGGGGGACAATGTACAAATCGGGGGCACCCCCTTGCTCATCAAGGAAATGCTGAAGGTCTACCCCGACCTTCGCATCCTCGTCATGGCGGACCTTCCGTTGTCCAACCATGTCAAGGCGGCACAGGAAGCCGGTGCATTAGGTTACCTGCACAAGAACCTTACCCACCAGGATCTACTGGAGGCCATCTGGAAGACGTATAACGGCAACGTCTATTATTCTTCTTCGGTGGCCAACCGTCTTTTGGAGGACGAGCGGATGGATTACGAAACCCGCATGAAGGCAGAGGCGAAACTGTCGAACCGGGAGCTCCAGGTACTTCGCCTGATCGCCTCGGGCATGACCACGCCCCAGATCAGCGTGGAGCTGTCGATTGGCCGGCGGACGGCGGAGACCTACAGGAAGAACCTGCTCCAGAAGACGAGGACGCAAAATGCGCCGGGGTTGGTGCGGTATGCATTTACTAATAAATTGTTATAA
- a CDS encoding DUF488 domain-containing protein: MATITVKRIYDPPANTDGYRVLVDRLWPRGVSKEKAHIDLWLKEVAPSTELRQWFHAHMDQWETFSRRYDAELYGSAALAELKALVKKHPHVTLLYASREETQNHALLLAKLLH, encoded by the coding sequence ATGGCAACGATCACGGTGAAGCGTATTTACGATCCACCCGCCAACACGGATGGGTACCGGGTGCTGGTGGATCGTCTTTGGCCCCGCGGGGTCAGCAAGGAGAAGGCGCACATCGACTTATGGTTGAAGGAAGTCGCGCCTTCCACCGAACTGCGCCAGTGGTTCCACGCCCACATGGACCAATGGGAGACTTTTTCCAGGCGTTATGACGCTGAGCTGTACGGCTCGGCCGCGCTGGCGGAGTTAAAGGCCCTGGTAAAAAAGCATCCGCACGTCACCCTTTTGTATGCCTCCCGGGAGGAGACGCAAAACCACGCCCTATTGCTGGCAAAGCTGCTGCACTAG
- a CDS encoding DUF4291 domain-containing protein, protein MNLSIEKYTLLRDRWPPAGQQVIAQHTAEEVVVYQAYKHSIADFAVRHQYFGGSEYSYQRMSWIKPNFLWMMYRCGWAEKPNQERVLALWISKGVLRDILSQAVITAFDPDFYSDSTTWKQDLESKDVRLQWDPDHDPYGVKQSRRAIQLGLKASALGRFAKEQIHRIEDITDFVRVQKQHVDARRLDLLEVPVETVWSIGDADLEKRIGIANR, encoded by the coding sequence ATGAACCTCTCTATTGAAAAATATACACTTTTACGCGATCGCTGGCCGCCCGCCGGCCAGCAGGTCATCGCGCAACACACGGCAGAAGAAGTCGTTGTCTACCAGGCTTATAAGCATTCGATAGCCGACTTCGCCGTCCGGCATCAATACTTTGGCGGCAGCGAATATAGTTATCAGCGGATGTCATGGATCAAGCCCAACTTCCTTTGGATGATGTACCGATGCGGTTGGGCTGAAAAGCCCAATCAAGAGCGGGTACTTGCCCTTTGGATCAGCAAGGGCGTATTGCGGGATATTTTATCCCAGGCCGTCATCACCGCGTTCGATCCCGACTTTTATAGCGATTCGACAACATGGAAGCAAGACCTCGAATCCAAAGACGTACGCCTGCAGTGGGACCCCGATCACGACCCGTACGGCGTCAAGCAATCACGCAGGGCCATCCAGCTGGGTCTGAAGGCCTCGGCGTTGGGACGCTTCGCAAAAGAACAAATCCATCGTATCGAAGATATAACCGACTTTGTCCGGGTGCAGAAGCAACATGTCGACGCCCGTCGACTCGATTTGCTTGAAGTGCCGGTTGAGACGGTTTGGTCGATAGGCGATGCGGATCTGGAAAAAAGAATCGGCATTGCAAACCGGTAG
- a CDS encoding NUDIX hydrolase, which translates to MRQNNANKVPSFSSYKNPSLAVDVVVFGYNDRTLSVLLLKRNEEPFKGKWTLPGVFLGMEERFGDACSRVLRTKLGMDDLYTEQLYTFDEPSRDPRGRAISVAYYALVNPQRFTTGHKSGDAEWFPVHKRPFLGFDHDEIFTTALQRLKAKILYHPAGFELLDELFTMTELHELFECILDTTIDRRNFRRKILDSEYVLPTGLKREGLQNRHPELYKFNRRLKLKGAGGALPEGPIIN; encoded by the coding sequence AAAATAACGCAAACAAAGTGCCTTCTTTTTCCTCCTACAAGAACCCTTCCTTAGCCGTGGACGTCGTGGTATTCGGTTATAACGACCGGACCTTGTCGGTGCTCTTGTTAAAAAGGAACGAAGAACCCTTCAAAGGAAAGTGGACGCTGCCCGGTGTGTTTCTGGGTATGGAAGAACGCTTCGGGGACGCCTGTTCCAGGGTCCTGAGGACAAAGCTCGGGATGGACGACCTCTATACGGAGCAACTCTATACATTTGACGAACCCTCCCGGGACCCAAGGGGGCGCGCGATTTCGGTGGCGTATTACGCTTTGGTCAATCCGCAACGGTTCACTACCGGGCACAAGTCGGGTGATGCGGAGTGGTTTCCTGTGCACAAAAGACCCTTTTTGGGCTTCGACCACGATGAGATCTTCACGACCGCCCTGCAAAGGCTAAAAGCCAAGATCCTTTACCATCCGGCCGGGTTCGAGCTGCTGGACGAACTCTTTACCATGACTGAGCTCCACGAGCTGTTCGAGTGCATCCTGGACACGACGATCGACCGGAGAAACTTCCGCAGAAAGATCCTGGATTCCGAATATGTGCTCCCCACCGGTTTGAAGCGGGAGGGGTTGCAGAACCGCCATCCGGAGCTTTACAAATTCAACAGAAGATTAAAACTCAAGGGCGCCGGAGGCGCCCTGCCCGAAGGGCCAATAATTAACTGA
- a CDS encoding SRPBCC family protein: MSLIVRNNITIDAPAATVWDALTNPEQTAKYMFGCAALSDWTVGSPLVWKGNFNGVELIAVKGTVTGIRPGQFLAYTTIDPNSTIPDVPENYVTVTYTLTETNGQTLLEVTQGDFAGVTDGERRYKETYNNGDGWMPILVQIKQLVEAS; this comes from the coding sequence ATGAGTCTGATCGTTCGCAACAACATTACCATCGACGCCCCCGCCGCCACGGTATGGGACGCATTGACCAACCCGGAACAAACCGCAAAGTATATGTTCGGATGCGCCGCCCTGTCCGACTGGACGGTCGGCAGTCCCCTGGTGTGGAAGGGGAATTTCAACGGCGTGGAGCTGATCGCCGTAAAGGGCACGGTCACCGGTATCCGTCCGGGGCAATTCCTTGCCTATACCACCATAGATCCTAACTCCACCATACCGGATGTCCCGGAGAATTATGTAACGGTGACCTATACCCTTACGGAAACCAACGGCCAGACCCTCCTGGAGGTGACCCAGGGCGACTTTGCCGGGGTGACCGACGGAGAGCGGCGTTATAAAGAAACCTACAACAACGGCGACGGCTGGATGCCCATCCTCGTCCAGATCAAGCAGCTCGTCGAGGCCTCCTAG
- a CDS encoding phosphoribosyltransferase family protein has product MYTFNLIYPNLSDIPFHAMVFPDGQPHVKLKMEAIKALDRATPVRILSRLSHANDLMTVLFVKNTLDYLEFEHVELHVSYLLAARMDRVMLDGEPFSLKVVAQVLNQAQFRKVKIFDPHSEVSTALIDRSYAVSNHTFVQGALKDFGVEPYCLVSPDAGALKKIHKLASFLGAAEVVECMKERDLRTGALTHFKTTADDLEGKTCVIVDDICDGGGTFAGTAALLKGKGAAMVVLVVSHGIFSKGPVIDGIDKIYTTDSYRLVEGVHTFPISNFLL; this is encoded by the coding sequence ATGTACACATTCAATTTGATATACCCGAACCTTTCGGACATCCCTTTCCACGCCATGGTCTTCCCCGACGGCCAACCCCACGTAAAACTAAAAATGGAGGCCATCAAAGCCCTCGACCGGGCCACCCCGGTCCGGATCCTGTCGCGGTTGAGTCATGCAAACGACCTGATGACGGTCTTGTTCGTCAAGAACACGCTGGACTACCTGGAATTCGAACACGTCGAGCTACACGTGTCGTACCTGCTGGCGGCGCGGATGGACCGGGTGATGCTGGACGGTGAGCCGTTCTCGCTGAAGGTGGTCGCGCAGGTGCTGAACCAGGCGCAGTTCCGGAAGGTGAAGATCTTCGATCCGCATTCGGAGGTGAGCACGGCGTTGATCGACCGGTCTTATGCAGTGTCGAATCATACGTTTGTGCAGGGGGCTTTAAAGGACTTTGGGGTGGAACCGTATTGCCTGGTGTCCCCGGACGCGGGGGCGCTTAAAAAGATACACAAGCTGGCGTCTTTTTTAGGCGCGGCGGAGGTGGTCGAGTGTATGAAGGAACGGGACTTGCGCACGGGTGCGCTGACCCATTTCAAGACGACGGCGGACGACCTGGAGGGGAAGACCTGCGTGATTGTGGACGATATATGTGACGGGGGCGGTACTTTTGCAGGGACCGCGGCGTTGTTGAAGGGGAAAGGAGCGGCGATGGTCGTGTTGGTGGTCAGCCACGGTATCTTCAGCAAAGGACCGGTGATCGACGGGATAGACAAAATCTATACAACGGATTCTTACAGGCTGGTAGAAGGGGTGCATACGTTTCCGATCAGCAACTTTTTGTTATGA
- a CDS encoding helix-turn-helix domain-containing protein: MEPLEVHSDNGAIRSTIWNCDGIRLGHAVSRATGERPSRPPGPGPDVVRLHFGLRGNYSFTYRQLDRTFDLIGGHHNLMYSREFNIEVTPHSPELETFGVQFPRDKFIQFTTGASDALQRFAESVLEGKNILFSEHWGAIDPGMEQVIRQIIHCSYGGDLKRLFLLSKSIELLVLSADACSAPPEPVFLKTRSDKERIIAARDFVNERVDNPPNLSEIARTVGLNEYKLKRGFKETFRTTVFGYLSEQRLQLAFEHLRNSEKTAAEISAELGYASPQHFNNAFKKKFGRTPQSVRNNP; encoded by the coding sequence ATGGAACCCCTCGAAGTACACTCCGACAACGGCGCCATCCGCTCGACCATCTGGAACTGCGACGGCATCCGCCTGGGGCACGCCGTGTCGCGTGCTACCGGTGAGCGCCCTTCCAGGCCCCCGGGCCCGGGACCCGACGTGGTACGCCTGCACTTCGGGCTGAGGGGAAACTACAGCTTCACCTACCGGCAACTGGACCGCACCTTCGACCTGATCGGTGGGCACCACAACCTGATGTATTCGAGGGAATTCAATATCGAGGTCACCCCGCACAGCCCCGAGCTCGAAACTTTCGGGGTCCAGTTTCCGCGAGACAAGTTCATCCAATTTACAACCGGGGCCAGCGACGCCTTGCAACGCTTTGCGGAAAGCGTGCTCGAAGGAAAGAACATCCTTTTTTCGGAGCACTGGGGCGCCATCGATCCGGGTATGGAACAGGTGATCCGGCAGATCATCCATTGTTCCTACGGGGGCGACCTCAAACGGCTTTTTCTTTTGTCCAAAAGCATAGAGCTCCTCGTCCTGTCGGCGGACGCCTGCAGCGCGCCGCCCGAACCCGTTTTTTTAAAAACCCGTTCTGACAAGGAACGGATCATTGCGGCCCGGGACTTTGTCAATGAACGCGTCGACAACCCACCCAACCTCTCCGAAATCGCCAGAACGGTCGGGCTCAATGAATACAAACTCAAACGCGGATTTAAGGAAACCTTCCGGACAACGGTTTTCGGTTACCTGTCCGAACAGCGGCTCCAGCTCGCCTTCGAGCACCTGCGGAACAGCGAAAAGACCGCGGCCGAGATTTCGGCCGAGCTGGGGTATGCCTCCCCGCAACACTTCAACAATGCGTTTAAGAAAAAGTTTGGGCGGACACCGCAATCTGTTAGAAATAATCCTTAA
- a CDS encoding DHA2 family efflux MFS transporter permease subunit yields the protein MKNPVLMIAVIAAAVMELIDTSIVNVALSQMSGNLGATLEDTSWVITAYAIANVIIIPITSFLVAKLGRRNYYIGSIIMFSVFSLLCGQATNIWTLVACRFFQGIGGGALLSVSQAIVFELFPREKQNIASALFGIGVFVGPTIGPTLGGFITENFEWPWIFYINVPIGLVVTLVCLSRLGEPAIKPVAGRIDWTGIFLLAVGVGSLQTVLERGETDDWFNAGYIVCLTAAAVLGLTLFIWWELRVKHPVVNLHVLRSKNLSIAAALTFVSGMGIFSSVYLTPVLAQRILGFTPTQTGLLLLPGAILAIGGLIVSARLLQRGVSPVVMVATGMLLFVLFSYRMSVLNLGAGATDMSVPLIFRGVGLAIVTVPLTTLAVSTLEPKDFAQGAALNNMMRQLGGSFGIALVNTFLARKFAQHRSILLEKVTAYDPAYNERLRQYTGYFQAKGSDAQEAGARALGVLNFSVDQQSLLMSYLDGFLLLGIVFMAALPLLLLTRARRRGTPAVVLSDH from the coding sequence ATGAAAAACCCCGTGCTGATGATCGCGGTCATCGCGGCTGCAGTCATGGAACTGATCGATACTTCGATCGTGAATGTGGCGCTTTCGCAAATGAGCGGGAACCTGGGCGCGACCCTGGAGGATACAAGCTGGGTGATCACGGCTTATGCCATCGCGAATGTGATCATCATCCCGATCACGAGTTTCCTGGTGGCAAAACTGGGGCGGCGCAACTATTATATCGGGTCGATCATTATGTTTAGCGTTTTTTCCCTTTTGTGCGGGCAGGCGACCAATATCTGGACCCTCGTGGCCTGCCGGTTTTTCCAGGGCATTGGCGGTGGGGCGCTGTTGTCGGTGTCGCAGGCGATCGTCTTCGAGCTTTTCCCAAGGGAAAAACAAAACATCGCCAGCGCGCTTTTCGGGATTGGCGTTTTCGTGGGACCGACGATCGGCCCCACCCTCGGCGGCTTTATCACGGAGAATTTCGAATGGCCCTGGATCTTTTACATCAACGTGCCGATAGGACTGGTGGTGACGCTGGTTTGTCTTTCCCGCCTGGGAGAACCGGCGATAAAACCGGTGGCGGGTCGGATTGACTGGACGGGGATCTTTCTTTTGGCGGTGGGCGTGGGCTCTCTGCAAACAGTCCTGGAGAGGGGTGAGACCGACGACTGGTTTAATGCAGGGTATATCGTGTGTTTGACGGCGGCGGCGGTGTTGGGGCTGACGCTGTTTATCTGGTGGGAGCTGCGGGTCAAACACCCGGTGGTGAATTTGCACGTACTCAGGAGCAAGAACCTGAGCATCGCGGCGGCGCTGACTTTTGTCTCTGGAATGGGGATCTTCAGTTCGGTATACCTGACCCCAGTCCTGGCCCAACGGATCCTTGGTTTTACGCCGACGCAAACGGGGCTTTTGTTGTTACCTGGCGCCATCCTGGCGATCGGGGGTTTGATCGTCTCCGCGCGGTTGCTGCAAAGGGGGGTATCCCCCGTGGTGATGGTGGCGACCGGTATGTTGTTGTTTGTGTTGTTCAGTTACCGGATGTCGGTGCTGAACCTGGGCGCCGGTGCGACGGACATGTCGGTGCCGCTGATCTTTCGCGGGGTGGGTTTGGCGATCGTGACCGTCCCGCTCACGACACTCGCGGTGTCCACCCTGGAACCAAAGGATTTTGCGCAAGGGGCGGCGCTCAACAATATGATGCGGCAGTTGGGTGGGTCCTTCGGTATCGCGCTGGTGAATACGTTCCTGGCGCGGAAGTTCGCGCAGCACCGGAGCATTTTATTGGAAAAGGTCACCGCGTACGACCCCGCGTATAACGAACGGCTCCGGCAGTACACCGGTTACTTTCAGGCGAAGGGCAGCGACGCCCAGGAAGCGGGGGCCCGGGCCCTGGGCGTGCTGAACTTCTCGGTGGATCAGCAATCTTTGCTGATGAGTTATCTCGACGGATTTCTCCTGCTGGGGATCGTTTTCATGGCGGCGCTGCCGCTGTTGTTGCTGACACGCGCGCGGAGACGGGGGACGCCGGCGGTGGTGTTGTCGGATCACTAG
- a CDS encoding helix-turn-helix transcriptional regulator, translating into MKNTIKVERAILDITQAQLAERIKVSRQTVNAIESNRYVPSTILALKIARTFGKKVEDIFSLEEND; encoded by the coding sequence ATGAAAAACACTATAAAGGTGGAGCGCGCGATCCTGGACATCACACAGGCGCAACTGGCGGAGCGGATAAAGGTGTCGCGGCAGACGGTGAATGCGATCGAAAGCAACCGGTATGTCCCCTCGACCATCCTGGCGCTCAAGATCGCGCGGACTTTCGGGAAGAAGGTGGAGGACATTTTCTCGTTGGAAGAAAACGACTAG